TTATCGAGCTGGTGAAATTCGAGTTACTCGCGGGGTAGCCTCCAGCTCGGGAAATACCACTTCGATGgtcgacgttcgatcgatccgagacagagagagagagaaagagagagagagagagagagagagagagagagagagagagagagagagagagagagaggagggacgAGGATGCCAGCAGGAAGAGTTCCAAAATCGAGTACGTTGCCTCGGAACTCGCACAATTGAAGCACCAAGTCCGCGGAAATGGTAGTGGGGAGTGTGTCCTCGATGAATTTGAAAACCGCTAGAGTTCCCCGGTTGTACATATTACCCGGTCAATCACGTGCCAGAAGATCATCGTAATGTCCACATAAAACAGAAGTCCACAGCCAGAATCTGGTGCATACCCAGATAAGACGTCGACGCTGTCGTGTGTCAACAACGGATATCTCTGTAAACACCTAACAATACTCCGCCATGGTACGTTGCAAACGATAGTTCAACGCAGACATCGACCACCGTTCCGTGTTTCAACCGTGTCCTTGTACTTTCGATGGTCGATCATTAAATATTCGAtcaaaatcgttcgaacgcgcgTAACGGGGTTCCAGTTTCAAAAATGGATCGCGATCGTTTCAATCCAACGCGATCATCGAtcgcgaaatcgttcgaatttttcgaatttcccaACGGAGTTTCACAATTGGTCACGAATCGCGTTTCGTTCAAATCCATACACGGAACCGAAACTTTACACAGGTCGTTAATAACTTTACGATTCGATGGTTACAGGATGACCTGACCAAGGATCAAATCGCTCGTGAGTAGTTTGATACAATTTCTCTCGAAGATGGAGTTACTTTCTATCGTCCGCTAAAAATACTTGCTTTCCTTACAGTCCTGAAGAAGGCCTTCGACGCCTTTGATCACGATAAGAAAGGCAGCATCGGCACAGACATGGTGGGCACGATATTGACCATGTTGGGCTACGAGCTTAGCGAGAAAACGCTGAAAGAAATCATTCAGGAAGTGGACGAGGACGGTAAGAAACTAGTACGAAGCTTGGGTGCACAGAATGGCATTGCGACTTAAGTGACACGTTTCCAAGTTGGACGGTACGCTGCGAGTAACTTCCATTCACTGGGCAATCGAAATATCGCGGATACCGAATAGATCAAAAATCGGTGCAGCCATCTATCGATTCACTTGTACCCGAAGCGAAAATTCCTTTTAACGCGCTTAAAAGTTTAAcgataacgcggaacgaaacatCCTTGGAATGTATATACTTCGGGTCTATGAAAGAAAATGTTCTATCAACCCTTTCCGGATAACGAGGTCTCTAGAGACCCTATTTTATCGACATTGAAACATCGATGTGGATCGCGAGAGACTCCGTTACTGGCTATGACTTACCATATTCCGAGAATCGATGGAGagggtatttttaaaaatggagCAAAGCATAAACGAATGAACAAGCAACAACTCCAGATTTACAAATTCGAACCACCGTGTGTCTTCGAGTGCAACTGTCGCTTTTTCCTGTCCCAAGTTCAATCTAACTAATCAGAAATTTGACCCACGTAGCccacttaactccaaattcgGGGAAAAGGGATTCTGATGGTCCAGAGTCCAGCTTTTGAAATACTTTTCGATCTCGCCAGGTTCCGGTCAGCTAGAGTTCGAGGAGTTTTGTACACTGGCTGCGAGATTTCTGGTGGAGGAGGATTCGGAGGctatgcaacaggagttacgCGAGGCGTTCCGGTTGTACGACAAGGAGGGGAACGGGTACATCACCACCGCCGTGTTTCGCGACATTCTGCACGAGCTGGACGACAAACTGACGCCCCAGGAGCTCGACATGATGATCGAGGAAATCGACGCCGACGGCTCCGGGACGCTGGACTTCGACGGTAAGCGTGGTGCGCGCCAGGCAGCCTAGAATTTTCATAACACGTCGATCAAACTAATTACAAACGCGACCGGGTGTGCCGCGTGCCAAGAACAACTAACACCAGGtcgcggaaagtcgtttcgcgcgaacgaaattaCAGGGAACGACTTTACGCCGCTTGCCAACAATCTATCAGTTCTGGTTAATTGATTAACACTTGTCGTGCTCGGTGCCCGGAGACTAACGTCTTCTGGTCACCGCGGGCTTCCGACTATACGCACAGATCCGCCCGAGGCAACGTACACCCGTCTATTTATAATCGACGTTGATTATTTCTTCCaagtaattgtttaaaaatgagTACAAGGGACGCTGGGAGAATCGTACTAACGATGCAGCGAAAGGTAACCTTTCTAAGCTTCGACTTCGCTACCTTAACCAAGCATCGAAGACTCTTTTCGTCGAAGACACTTCGAGTACGCGTTAGCACTAGCGACGATTATCGAGTTCAAGATCCAAGAGAGTCGATAGCATATCTCGATCGAAACGTAACCTTTGCTCCAAAGTATAGCAACGAAATTGTTACCTTTCCCTGCACACGTCTCGAATAGTTATACCGTCGATCCGTAGCAACGCAGACTGCATTTCTCAGCTGTCTGCACTTTTCAGCGGTCGACgatatattttccaatatttccgGAGGCGTTCGACGATTCACGTTTCCTCGAATTTGCTGATTTCAGAGTTCATGGAAGTAATGACAGGCGGCGACGACTAGATCGCGAGATGGATCGTCGGGCTTGGACCGAGGCACGGGGATTTGACGCTCTTTctacattatttttttaaaaacgcACGACAAAGTGTTCGACACCGATCCGCCATTGCGCACGTTTGGATTGCCAGCGTTTTGATGTTGTACAGTGACGAAGCTTCGTAAACAGTGTGCTACGAAAAGACGTAAAACAGGTTCAATAAAGGCTCCCTGACACGACAAAGATTTTTCCTTAATTAAAAACGGAGCGAGCGAACTCTCGCTTTTTCACGTAACTCTGAAAACACCGGTGCGAGTGAAAATCGATAACGGTAGAGCAGACCCCGCACCGTTGGCGTCCCGTTTGGCGTATCGATTTGGCGCCTGAACGACTGCAATCGAGTTTACGTCGCGTTGATGCGGCGGAGGTGCCCACGGGGACCGACAAAATAAATGTATCGGcgaaatatgtaaaattgaaacgaataaccgaacATTCGGTTGCATCGATCCCAAGGAACTTGACCACTCGCCAAGGTACgcccgattctttcatcgtacgAGGAACGTCTGGAAATAACGATCCGATCGCGGAGTACGGTGTGTACTgtaacgttaaataaaattcaatattttctacaagGAACTGGTCATTATTGCGGACAATTCCGCAACCATGTAGTCCCGTCGTAATCGCCAGAACGAGTGTCGTTTTAATGGATCGCGAAGAGTTAATGTTCCGTTTACACGCGAAACGGGGATAATAATAAACCGAGCGATAAATAACGATTAAGGAAATACTTTCTGGGAGTGAGATTGCACGAAAGAATATCAACGTTCTTGGCAGCGAATCGTACGCGTCGTGTCTACAAGTGTTCATTTTCCGTTCACTTTTACGAAAAGTGCATCTAATGCACCATACGGTgcatcgatatatatatatctgcaAGCGTTGACGATAACGCGTGTTCCGTTCGATTGTTTCGCACTCGAGACGAATTACCGATAGATACTTCGACGATCGCGCCAACGGGACGGAAGAAAGTATCGGTGagtctttattattatttctttttctctaggcgACGTCTTCGGCAACCGTGATAATTATTTTAAGAGCGTTGCGCGTGAATTTTTCGGTTGCCGAAAAATAGAAATCCACAATCGACGTAAAATCGTACCACTGGCAGAAAATCACTGGCTCGGAGAACTGTTTGCTAGCTCCGATTCGCTCGATCTGTCGTCGGATGACTTTATCACAAAGTTAATGTTCTGTGCATCCGATACACTGGCCAAAGATTTCCAAATCGCCGACGTGCCAACAAAAATAAGCGGGCGAATACACTTGATTCGTGAATTATCTTTCTATTCTTGCAACGAACGGTTGCGAGAATCGTTATCGATATCGATAACGTCGATCCGAGGAGGTCgttaattttaaaatgtaaattcgTGGGAATCTTTGTCAATTTTCTCTCTACTACCTACGATTCTCGACAATATTTATcggtcgaaatatgtaataatcAACGGTATCCATTGCGTAAACGATGGTTGTATCGTTTTACCGAAATATCGACTAAACGGCTAATCTTTGCTAGCCCCTGGTGACCACTGTTGATCGATGGTCAACATACCTGACCGACATTCGTGAGCAATAGTAAGTACTATTGACCCTCTCGTCCCTCCCTTTCTAATTTTGTAACGTACCTGCTTACCTGTTCTATTTTGCCACGATTTCGTGCTCCTTAGCTAGGCGATACATGGAACGGAGAGgattagtaataaaataataactatGCGGAGTGCTAACTCGTTTGAAATTCCTCTCTGTGAAAATATGATAGAAAGTTACAATCTAACATGATCGATAGTTACAATTTAACACGATTGAAAATTATGACTAACACGGTAGATAATTGTAATCCAACGCGATGGATTGCAGGATCGTTAACTGCGAAAAAGAGGTTCTTACGGACCTACGTTTCTAAAAGGTATCTCTAGTGTTCGATTTCATTACGTTCGAAGCACTCTGTATCGAAGACGATCGTCGCTCGTAAAACTCGAAACGTCTCTCGTTCCGGAAACTATGCACCAGTCTGCGTCGTCTTTGATTAAATTCACATCTTCTGGAATTCCGGTTGGCGTTCGAGACTTCGCTTCGGAATTTCCTGTCGGAGATTGAAAGGAGCAATCACGAGCGGCTCGACGAACGGAATTGGACTAACAGAAGTCATACCAAATCGGGCATCTGAAATGTCCAGAGATGTCATTATATCGCGGCAACTCCCACGTAGCCGGATAATCAACCTCGAGTGAAAATTGTTGACGTAGACCCGATGGTGATTCGATCTATATTCGGTACAGTTAACCGAGCCACCGTTGTGGTActtttcgcgcgaaattatcataacgaacgaaacgtggaATTTCGTAACCACGCGAGTATCCATGCCGCGGGACCACGGTGGTCCGTTGTAAATCAGGTTTATCTCGTAAACCGTATCCGGCTTTCTATAATTCTTAGCTCGTAGGACAGTTAACCCTTTCGTGGACGGAATAAACTCCAATCATGAGCCGGTCGAACGAATTTAAGCGTTTCATATCGACTCGACCGGCAAACAGGTTAGGTTTTATCGTGGTTTTTTTTCCAAAGTAGGGGACCAGAGACTTCTTAGAATTTAATTGGAAAcgaagaacacaaatttttcgctcggaaaaatgtaaataagtcAAACATCTGTTT
The Ptiloglossa arizonensis isolate GNS036 chromosome 3, iyPtiAriz1_principal, whole genome shotgun sequence genome window above contains:
- the Tpnciiia gene encoding troponin C type IIIa — translated: MDDLTKDQIALLKKAFDAFDHDKKGSIGTDMVGTILTMLGYELSEKTLKEIIQEVDEDGSGQLEFEEFCTLAARFLVEEDSEAMQQELREAFRLYDKEGNGYITTAVFRDILHELDDKLTPQELDMMIEEIDADGSGTLDFDEFMEVMTGGDD